Within Lytechinus variegatus isolate NC3 chromosome 15, Lvar_3.0, whole genome shotgun sequence, the genomic segment ATATCAGCGTTTCAGCTAGgtcaatttgtaaatatattaatGGTCCATTTCgcgcttcatactttcaatagtttaatcataagaagattgTGCACACTGTTCATTTTATTTACGAAAAATGCTTAGgtctttcgtcttttctttttagtccttgatgtttgaaagaagtaagttcgcgcttcgcgctcatattttatgtttatgagaaacatgctctgtgcagacttttttttcaggaaggcctatttttttgtaaagagacgtggtgtagtggttctgactccgcCTTGTGTGTTCGATTCTCTTaaccgtcctttggcaagacgtattgcacaccttgccactctccacccaggtgctaaatgggtacccggttggaagcgaaagttattgtatgcttgaatttgccagcgccattttGAGGCTgggatgaatgcaaggaatgcttcccagggtgtagaattgtgcacttttcatgtgggattgaaatgaatcctggggtaaatcgttttgctcctgctgtaaatcgttttgagccgttctgagAAAAGCGATATTTATAAGCTTGctctcatttattattatcatttcttattaatgacacctcattcatgatcaaacaaagtgcttaaaatgtaataggaatataaACTTGAAATTCAGTTTGAAACCTACAcctgtattattatttgtattatgatatttgtcctatttgtaaagtcaagcgTTGCCTATACGGTCCCTTTTTCAGTTGAGTACATTAAAACAATCTTgttcataatcaaacgttgcatgaaacatctttatcatgtttatatgtTCAGTACAGAACAAAATAATCTGCTCACATCGTTGCCAGCTtaactattgcaagaaatatttgaaaagtccacttttcagatcagaagaaaATGCTCGAAATATTCCTCcttcgtgcttcgcgctcgcgtaatacatgtatgtttaaaacactgcttgaaatattaggttctcaggtttgtttagtgatatactaattaggccccttgacccccgtacttctttattttttgtaattttattgtcTTGTATTATCCAGTTGCCACATCTAGTGCACTGACCACAAATGGcttttgctacttgtgtactcgttccacacatattagcattggatccacccattcctgaatcactccgcttgccttcctattccaatccgcacgttcctgaaacattccgcatggcttcttctttccttcttgaagctgacctgattgcggatggtttccggaagacgcggaagggtttaggaagggcaggacatcgtcaggacagggtcccgaaggtgtcatccgcgtccaaattttggtcgagaccaaaatttggatgcggacaaattttgatttcccgaacaccaggaagggtttaggacagcgtgcggacactccCAGGAATGTCTggacaggttgcggaagggtcgcggattgcaattattacattccgcgccttgtcctgacgctgtcctggccctagtggaaaaggggtatAACACAACCGAACCTACCAGACGCAAAGTTCGCATATCGCAAGCAATTGCAGTGCTTTATCATTTCAACGTGTCGCTTTCTCGAGTAAACATTGCACTGCTTAGTCATTATAATAATTGATTAATATCTTTATCAGATTGATCATAGAGAAATATTCCTAGTTTTCTTGTGAAATATATACACAGCTGTAAATGGAGAGCCTGTAATAATCATATTCGGAGAACCGCTGCGGGAAGCGTTATGttcaatcaaacattttttttcaatcttcaaAATAGACGGAAAAGGGCGTTTCATCGTTTTGTCAGAGTTTCGTTTGATTGCAACGCTTTCTGTTTTCGGTCCCAGAATATGATTTCACGGGACAGCTTTACATTCAGGTTTTCTGGCACGCTTGAGAAGAACAATTACTATAGTCCTTGTTTTGCGCATATGCCTAACAGTaatattttttggggaaaaagcTAAATTTATACAATCGTCATGAGAaggcaaccgcgtagccaggatttcatttggagggggcggtaaatgcacgcgaagcgtgccaaaacttacagagcgcgcgaagcgcgctccatagggggtgggtgcagggagggggagtttccgcctcccgcgcgaagcgcgaagctttcgAGGTTTcatacattaaaaatgaaaaggagccgtctctcttgtctctagtatatcagctccaattcagttaactttattgtgattttgaaccttgttttaaaattgactgtgaacgcacaaaaaaggaatacaatggaagaaataaaaataataataaccccGCGCGAAGCGTGGAAGCTAGAtagttttgtcatttttttttgccaagaAAAGGATCCCGAGAAAAGGGTGTTCtcaaaaacaaattgaatacTTCCCTGGGAAAGATCATATTTTATgaacaatttagcgacagtgcatatctttacCTCGCAAAACAGAGAAGAAGTGTATATGCCGGgcggaagatattcctccccgcgcagagcaatataattctgaaatttcaaagggcggacgtttcatcaaatacaGATATCTCCAATACccccatcggctctaattcaattgattttctaggATTATTGAACATCATTACGAGAAAAATGGTGCGCAAAAAGTTTaaatttctgtgatttattgaaattagataaaaaaggatgccttatttctttgacttatccttcattttgaattataaagaaacttacgtgtcattcaaaatttcaaactgagggcgcaaaacagaaCAGGAGATGAACAAATATCGTActtctttatttaatacgacaagaattttataccttcctctttttaaattaggaacctgtttgcccaaaattatggttgtttagtaatgagatGAAAAgcggagaagttgactttatgtaGGTGACGGCAGAAGTTTATAAAaagactaccccccccccccgagccgACCCGACCAAAAGTTCcgcgatcaattaaaaaaaattacttcgtatacttcggcctaaccttactctaattccatgcATACATTGAACTTAAACTGGCAAGAAACACAGCCGAGATGGAAAAACAGGGTTTAGAAAAAGGGTGGGGGGGAATGGAGATCTTCAATAATAGCATTTAATTAACCGTGCgtagcgcggaagcaaaattcatttataaatttagagcaagagtgaaggagtttcacttttgaaaaaaaaataaagaatgaaaagaagaaaaaaaaagttacctttcttctccttcctcccttcccttttccttttcttctctcttttttcccttcttctttttctttctggggacgttttggggggcgaccgcccccctggctacgcgcctgtgAGAAGGACCTGTATCTCGACAAGCTAGCTCTCTTTATGATCACTCTCGTACCCCCTTAAGTTAAAGAACTCATGAAATTCGATACATCATCGTGCAGGACTACTATTTAAAATCGCAATTATTCATCGTACTTGTGAATGTATTGAGTATTAGAGAATTTGATATATAGACTGGATTACATAATCAAGTTTAACAACATTCCCTTACCATCCCCTCTTTCATTCTTATGGCACCCCCCTCCCGCTACACCCCACCCTTATGGATTCATGCCAACCAATACaaatctggggggtgtttcacaaagatttaagtatgacttagagtcgcacttaaatgcctagttgcgcgcagtataaatgGCATGACATCATTGgtctggggcccattgcagaaagagttgcaatcaatcgcaactctaaaaatcacgcgcaacttgattttcaaccaatcaacagcgcgcatttgagacttgcgattgattttttgacttgcgtttaaacgcaactctttctgcaacgggccccagatcatgccaagaggacgtgCACTACTGCGTACTgttcaataagattgcgcgttgcatatcatgtacgcgcactgatctctcccctacctggatgggaacaataacgctgattggcctattccgtgttgaagcaccggaagttggtacctccgcacgccgagttcccccaaaaagccaaaatcggagtagagtctggtacacggcaatagtgtcaattcttaattatacttaccaaatcaactcttataacagcacttttcaatgtgaatttatacctgatacaaagtttaagatgtcgtcctgtgccacgtataattgcacttattgtgacgaccgtggaaacagagaaaatgggattacttttcacagataagacaagctggtgaactgcatagttgtagactttatgtagtcccatgtgctcaaatacatgtgtggtaattctaaattaccagagcaagtttccaaaactttaaaactccgggggggggggggttatcgattgttgtgatttctctggaagcgtgatgaattcaaaccatgattcaaatgaatattcagtttattaatattcacaaatgtcaccaagttttatgagtttatcaatcatgtttggacagaagaatatcacgactgagacacgaaaatactgaccgtgtatagcatgtattgtgaaacttaagttaagactgaaaatctgccgtttcggaggagttaaaaaaatattttttgcaagcatagatcctgaccgaaatagactgatttttgggacaaggactggatctacaaggtattctgaaaattatttatcttttatttgtgaaaattacaagctataggtacatgtacggtatatgACTAGGACTTTAGGGGGCTTACGTAACTTGTGGcgtgtgaatttgtgatatttctctgtcaacaatagatcgaattattttttccaagaactcttttttttaagtacgtaaaaaagacattaagctacagagacggattaacagacttcagaaatttcacagaacttattttgagatgccgaatgtcttcaaagaaaaaatgtctcggtggagcaaaaaaaaaggggggggggttatatcaaccagaaatttagggggtgacgcaataaaaataatctgacaagcaaaaaaaagttatcgacccaaaatttaggaagggatgcaaaacaaaagaaataatctgacaagcatcaaaaaagggttatcaaccagaatttcagggcggaccacaacgattttaggggggtccacctgaatttaaaggggatgcaggaaaaaattgacaagcaaaaagaacaaaaaaaaagttgtcaacataaattttggggggtctgtcccccacctaaaatttaggggtacaggaaccccccccccccccccgcttccgctgcctacagtgtatgaacaaactgggtagaggataattgaagagggtcgatcgatgtgacagaaggaaagagagagagagaaggtcaagtccacctcagaaaaatgttgatttgaatcaaaagagaaaaatcagacaagcacaatgctgaaaatttcattaaaatctgatgtaaaataaaaagttatgacatttcaaagtttcgcttattaaaaaaaaaaatagtgatatgaatgagccagttacatccaaatgagagagtcgatgattttactcactatttattttgtgttttatagtttgaattatacaatatttcaatttttacgaatttgacgtttaggacctccttgccggaagcacaaaatgttaaaataatggaataccaaccgagatgtgcatataactgttttgtgaaatgaagcgaaactttaaactgccataactttcacattacatccgattttgatgaaattttcagggttatgcttgttgaatttttttctttttattcaaatcaagtttttgttgggtgtggacttgttctttaaagggcgagtccacctcatgaaaatgattatttgaatagagagaaaaacacacaataatgctcaaaatttaatccaaatcagaaataaaatatgaaagttacaTTTTCAACGTTTGAAAACGATGAATTTTtcggtgttacacttgtttgatttttttttttttggggggggtggggtagacttaaattaaagggggggggggttcaagcccagtgttataagccttcataacctagaaagtcctcgccatatcgatcctaagatggttatttggaaaacctccaaaatacccctatatacaagtcaaggatttcatccattcttccgtaggtgagaaaaacaccaaccccttcaaaattatgtttccgaattgtatactgagaaagtaccatggtttcaagaaaattgcgaattctggcaccttaaatgtatgaagtttagtataaaaagcaatgagtgcttcagtgtgcagacagctagcgtatcgctcacaatgcacatgctaatggagcgatcgcgttccttttgggggaactggtatggcggacaatagaactcgcgggcttcaaacaaaggaccctcccagcatatccagttaggggagagatcagtgtgtacgcgtcgacatttaataCTAGTCATTAGTACCCAATACAAAGtcacatatcagcattttaacagagaaaacaagtggaatgcctctggccgtctcacctgcatcacgcggttcaatatagcagcagtgctgactttgaatactactctaactcgcacaagatgttcagtgatacatggttactcttatgtccactttttatgaacaggaccaataaacttacagaaatatgatggttattcaacaaaaaaccccaacatggccaaagttcattgaccatacatgacctttgaccttgatcatgtgacctgaaactcgcacaggatgttcagtgatacttgattactcttatgtacaagtttcatgaataaaaatccattaactttcatagttttgatggtaattcaacagataaacccaattcggccaaagttcattgacctttgaccttggtcatgtgacctgaaacgcgcacaggatgttcagtgatatttgattactcatatgtccaagtttaatgaactagactaataaactttcaaagttatgatggtaattcaacagatacccccgattcggccaaagttcattgaccctaaatgacctttgaccttaatcatgagacctgaaacttgcacaaaatattcagtgatgcttgattactattatgtccaagtttcatgaatcatatccataaactttcaaagttatgatgggaattcaacagatatccccaattcggccaaagttcattgaccctaaatgacctttgaccttggtcatgtgacgtgaaactcatgcaggatattcagtgatacttgattaaccttatgtccaagtttcatgagctaggtccatatattttccaagttatgatgacatttcaaaaacttaacctcaggttaagatttcgatgttgattcctccaacatggtctaagttcattgaccctaaatgacctttgaccttggtcatgtgacatgaaactttaataggatgttcagtaatacttgattaaccttatggccaagtttcattaactaggtccatatactttctaagttatgatgtcatttcaaaaacttaacctcaggttaagatttgatgttgacgccgccgccgccgccgtcggaaaagcggcgcctatagtctcactctgcttcgcaggtgagacaacaaaATTGTGTTAGTTTACAGAcactttacattttcatttgcaattgttttttatGTGTGTGGACTTCTGACCTGGGCCACACTCATTTCAAAAGTAGCAGCAtttatttatagaaaaaaaacattaccagATTCACAGATGTACTCATTCATATACAACCTTTGCTTTTTAGGTATTAATCGAAACAAGCAGAAATCAGTCTGTTTTTAATAAGTTTCAATTATTAtaaattttacattgaaattaagtgtaaaaaatatgatttgtatagcaaaattatatttcagCAAACAGACCATCTGCAGCCAAGAACTCTGAAGTCATAAGAGTTAAGCTTATAATGTGCTTTTTACAAATACCTTATTAATTTGTGATTGCCATCTACATGCCAAAGAGAGTTGGGAGCAGCTACTCTGTAGGTCCGCCTCTGAAGCCTTGGATTCAATGCTCTAACTGCAGCATATTGAGGGTAGGTCCTTAACATACTTTCCCGTACACGCCGCCGTTGAATATGGACTACAATCCCATCTAAGCGGGCACAAACAGCATTGGGGCCTAAAAGTGGATTATCACCTACGACACGGCGAACTTCGTCATCAAGGGCTTCCTCCGATATCTCTGCATACTCCCTAAGATTGATGTGATATGCTCTacatatcaacaaaaaaaaataaaagcaaatacTAATGGTTGTACAActataattcattattttgtctcaCAACtacaaaaaaacaaaggaagGCAGCAAAATGGAAAGGCACTGTGAAAAAAGTGTAACAAAAATTATGTGGAAAATACATTCAAGCAATGAAAATACTATACAATAACAAATGTTTTCAATTCATCCCAAAAGCCAAATAAAATTTACATCgatatatttttatctttggaatttaatttcaaataccAATCAGGTTTGATCATACATTTACTATGTTAGCAGACAAGACAGATTTTAAACTATGTGTGTTGCCCATCACACAGTTAACCCAATAACCTGATCTTGAACAACCTTCAAtctcaaaattttgacaaaaatctTCATGAGGAATATCCCATAAAACagaatttaataattttttttgccaaatttacAAATAGTAATACAAATATAATGCAGAAGGCTGAAATGATACACTAAAGATTTTTAATAGCAATATAGGTTCATTTCGCAACCTCGACCCTGCATTAGAGGTTCTTTATCTTCAAATCTAACCTGAGTCTTCTCTCCACAGTACGGACTGAAACTCCAAAGATATCTGCCATTGGCAGGCTGAAAAGCCACTTTGCTTTAGGAACAACAACTGCTGCTAAGTAATATGATACTTTGGACGACCACATGCTTGCAGTATTCTTGGGGCACGGTATGCTGGACCTGGTTCTGCAAGTATCAAATAGAGATTGAAATACACTGTTATCGTTTCCGTAAAAAACGAAATATTGGCATGAATTCTCTAATAgaaagtgaaattatttttacagctaaatttttttaaagtatcaATACAACCAAAGTGATGGGGAAAAAAGGTCCAGGGAATTGCTtcatgcatgatgataaaatatttgTCAATTGATCTATACTTCTACATATAGTATGCGTGTGATGattattgtcaatattttatttgacatATATTGAAACCAACTCTTTAATGTTAGACATACAAACGGAGGCCTGGCGATACGGAGTAATTAGCGACTGGATTTCCAAAAGTCTGTGACCCTCCTTAACCCTTACTTGCATAAATAAACACAATTTGACCTTCCTAGCAGTTGAATgataaacaaaatcaaatcaagaatACAAGCATAAAAAAGACTTATTTCCAAAAGCTGAGGTAATAGACAggaagaaattttttttatcaacatttaCATTATGAATAGTAACTTAAAATTTGATGATTGAAAAAGTGACATTTAATAATTTGTACTCGATTGCAAACATGTCGATTTCAAATTGCATGTTTggaactttaaaatttcatatttttattcaagttGCAAAAAAGActaatcattttgaaatttaatcatCAGTTAGAGGGTGAAATTTAATGAGCTGAATATTTTGGATAAGAGTTATGTCCAGTCAAATCGCTGAGGCCgacataacaaaaaaatattacaacCTAGTACCAAACAAAGAGTCCAGTGTCGTGAAAAAGATCTGTGTACGGACCGGGTCTGCATGCTATTCATAAGGACCGGTATTCAATAGGACCGCTATTCATAAAGGACCGCTATTCATTTAGTCACACATTATTGATAGCGGTCCTAATGAATAGCAAGCTTTACCCCTGTGTACGGCTGTGCTGCATAGAGTGTAAATCCATGGAATAATCGAGTGATCTGTGCGGTCATACATGCCACATGCTATTCTTGAATTTGCGATATATTGTACAGACTGTACATTGTGCAGATCGTGAATTTGGCATCACTGCGCATAATTGTCTAAACCAAATTGGTGTAAAAAAGACATATCTCTCTAAAGAAAGATGTCACCTTGGCGAAACTTCTCATACATATGGAATAGGTACTTATGAATGTGTCCACCGACTTTTATGAATATTCGTCAAGAGGTTCATTGTAGGGTTATGTCAGAAAATAATAGACAGACTGTTTTGGGGGAGTTTTATATGTAAATGCTACAATATCTTGACAAAAAGTTATTATTCATTGGGAATGTTTATCGACACTTTGGTTCACAGGACAAGTTTCTAGTCATTTAATCCAAAAACAGAGAAGCAATCATAGTTTCACTTGTTGACCATTTTGCTGTCACATGTCCGCAAGCCACAAAAAGTCAGtaagaaattcaaaacaaagcaGAGGATACCGGTAATGAGATGCAATTTGCACCGTATTGCTGGCCCTAACCAGAAGTCAAAAGGATATATTCCACCATGTTATCTTAAATTTTATGGAAAAAACAGATTTATTTGCACATGTGTAAATGAATCTGTTCTTTCCATAAAATTTAAGGAGCATCAGTGTTTGGGCAGTTTAGGGCCTGTTAACAATGTATGTATACATTATTAACAGGCCCTAAACTGCCCAAACACTGATGTCAATATAATCCATATGAGCTTCTGTACCAAATTACCATTATTGGGTTCATCTTGTTCAAGCGAAGTGATGGTCTCATCAATTGCTCGTTGCAGCTCCTCTGACATTTCAAGTGTAATAAGGTTTCCCCTAGCTCCTAGTAAGGATCTTCTCACAGTCGCAAGCCTGTAAGTGTTAAAAAATAGTTAAGGATGAACAGTAGAATGCAACTTCCCATCAAAAGCAAgtaacaaatcaaacaaatacatgtatgagcaTTAATGCaagaatttcaaataaataaaaaacacatttataGTCAcacttgcatacatgtacataattcattgttaaaatgagaaaataccAGCGTATCCAGGAAGAGAGGGACCCGGGAGGGGGTCACTCGCATACCAAAGTGGTACGCATGctcatcacaaaaaaaaataaaaaaagggctGATTATTTGCCTTATGGCGTTGTAAATGTTTTTAGCAAAAAGGTTGCTTTTCAagtgtcatgtgaaatgaagtttcattccaccctgaacatgtagaattccattattttaacattttgtgcttcaggcaagaatGTCCTAATCATGtaattcgtaaaaatttaaatattgtataattaaaacaataaaaaacaaaagaaatagtgagtgagtgactaAACTCTCTCAttcggatgtaactggctcgttcataaagataagcgaaactttgaaatgtcataactttcttaatttacatctgattttgatgaaattttcagcgttgtgcttgtctgatttgagtctattgattcaaatcaacatttttctgaggtggacttgacctttaattatcAACGTTTAGggcatcttttttttaaattatttgcGTGTCTGTTTAAAAGTAGTTCCCACAAAGAGATTTCCCTTGATTATTCAAGTCTCTTCGCCAAAGACTTTAATAGCGATAATTTACATGCAAGATTTTAATTCTGAAAGgccaaaattgaaataaattatgtttcattttaatttcatgggCACATATGGAACATTTTCCCCTGGGTTTCTTTCTTAAGACATGTGTAGTTGTGTCGCACAATTTATGGGGTTGCTTTTAGAGTTTACGCCAGTTTTCAAGTATACGTCTTTTAGGGgtccattttattttgttactcCATTTAGGGGTGAGATCTATAGAACCATATGCCAATAAGGGGTAAAATTTTTCTACACCGATTACGCCATTTAGGGTCCTTTTTTAGAGGTGTGCATGCTGTGACAAGCACGCATACCACTTTGGTATGCAAGTgatccccccctccccccggagAGGGACGGTGGGATTAGCAACCGTTTTTCTAAAGTCTGTGACCATCTGTgacccctcatttgcataactaAACACAATTATACAAGTAATTAAACCTTTCTCGCCAACCTATGATAAGCAAAATCAGATCAAGCATCCAAGTATAAAATGAGACTTTTTCCAAAAGCTTAGGTAATAAACAGgaagataatttcatcattatttatgtTAGAGATAATTATATGATGACCAAAAAAGTATGAATTTTAACGATTCGTACTTGAATGCAACACATCGATTTTAGAATTCAAATTGCGTGTTTTACACCCTAaaatttcttaattttattcaagttccaaaaaaaaaaacccactgtacttaattgattgatttgaaatttattcACCAGTTCGTGGGTGAAATTCATTAACAAGCTGAATATTTTGCATGGAATTGTATCAGAAAAAACGTACATGTAACACCATGCAAAACTAAGAATCGGCGTCCAATTCTATCGTGTGTCCCACATATTGAAATTCTGTTGGAAAATGACGCTCGCACAGCTCACTGCAAGTGTACAAATATAAAGCTCAATATATTGTGTACAAACTGTATCATGTTTGCAGAGCTGTAAGGAGGTGTTTCCATGTAGTGTACCACTTCTTTCTGACCTACCTGACACACTTTGATCTGACCCACTTTTTTCCTATTAGTTTCTGTGATCGAATTTTTTGCTAGTAAATATTCATGATTGTGCAAATTATTACGATAGAAGGGTCCTTCCAGCCATCCAACTGATAAATTCCAATTTACATAAACTCAGGGGGACGAAGACTCGCATGTCAGTGAATGAACTGACTTCCATTCCTTCCATCCCCTGTCCATGTCTTTGGTTACTAGGCAACATATTCTGCAGTGGTTTACAATTTATACCATGCAGCCCGTCATTATGTTCAATTTATTTGTGGCTGTTTTCACCTCTTTCAATAAAGGTTCATCATGATTCAGATCTTCAATAattatgtatgaaataatggtATTGTGAAATCCTACCCAAACTTGATATTTCTCATTATCAAACCTTTTGTCCAGCTAATTACAAACAATGACTTGCGTGGCAGCCTACATTGTAAGTCAAGCATTCCTTTGTTAGCATGTGAGCTGTCCAGACTTTCCTGCGCTAAGCCCAgttgtttgtatttttcatgtgaCGAAAAGATGACCGTGATGTTAATAATTTGCACAATTCATGAATGTTCACTAGCAAACAAGTCAATCAAAGAAACCGTCTCATGATAATGCCTCTGTGCAGAAAATGAATGGGAAAAAAAGTGGGTCATATTGTGGTGTGTCAGGTAGGTCAGAAAGAACTGGTACACTAAATGGAAGCCCAGAGGCGTAATTTTTATTTACACAGCAGCCTGTGATTTTTACAACTTTAATTTCAATCGCGAGGAGTCTAGCTAGCTAGCAAAACCTGCGCAAGCGCACATAGTAACTGTAAGGGTTAATGTAAGGTTGTAATAATCATGCAAACCCATCTTTCAATAACTCATCGTTGGCTCAATCGGTAAGGACAGTGTATTACAACATTGGAGTTATGGTTCAAATATCAGTGTATATTTTTGCCTTTATAAATAGTGAGgcaaagcaataaaaaaacaaagtctAACTGTTTGTGACCTCTTTCGTACTAGCGCGAGTGGGTTTATCAAAATTAAAGCCATAAAATCACAGGCAATTGTGTAATCAGGTAGctgatacatgtacctgtatatagaaaaaaaaacaatatctgACTGGAAATAGTGGGGAGGGGTGGTGGGGGCACTCTGAAAACTGAATA encodes:
- the LOC121428592 gene encoding uncharacterized protein LOC121428592 isoform X1; the encoded protein is MWSSKVSYYLAAVVVPKAKWLFSLPMADIFGVSVRTVERRLRAYHINLREYAEISEEALDDEVRRVVGDNPLLGPNAVCARLDGIVVHIQRRRVRESMLRTYPQYAAVRALNPRLQRRTYRVAAPNSLWHVDGNHKLIRYRYRSKVFVLKFIQLARPNSPAPLMKMK